The following are from one region of the Leclercia sp. AS011 genome:
- the rimP gene encoding ribosome maturation factor RimP, translating to MSTLDQKLTEMIKAPVEALGYELVGIEFIRSRTSTLRIYIDSEDGINVDDCADVSHQVSAVLDVEDPITVAYNLEVSSPGLHRPLFTAEHYTHYIGEEAALVLRMAVQNRRKWQGVIKAVDGEMITVTVEGKDEVFALSNIQKANLVPHF from the coding sequence TTGTCCACATTAGACCAAAAATTAACAGAGATGATTAAGGCACCAGTCGAAGCACTGGGCTACGAACTGGTCGGCATCGAATTCATTCGCAGCCGTACATCCACGCTGCGCATCTATATTGATAGTGAAGATGGCATCAATGTTGATGATTGTGCTGATGTTAGCCACCAGGTGAGTGCGGTTCTTGATGTTGAAGATCCTATTACCGTCGCCTATAACCTGGAAGTTTCCTCGCCTGGTCTGCATCGCCCGCTGTTCACTGCTGAACACTACACGCACTACATTGGTGAAGAAGCGGCTCTCGTTCTGCGTATGGCTGTGCAAAACCGCCGTAAATGGCAGGGCGTTATTAAGGCCGTTGATGGTGAGATGATCACAGTAACAGTCGAAGGCAAAGATGAAGTGTTCGCGCTGAGTAATATCCAGAAGGCGAACCTGGTTCCCCACTTTTAA